The following coding sequences lie in one Nitrospirota bacterium genomic window:
- a CDS encoding (deoxy)nucleoside triphosphate pyrophosphohydrolase, with translation MKHIHVTCAIIELGGKVLCTQRSSSMSLPLKWEFPGGKINEGESPEECLRRELTEELGIEVTIGEPLTVSTHHYPSFTITLYPFVCEIVSGEITLHEHSAMVWLPVEELHMLDWAEADCPVIREYQGRVVRNNAL, from the coding sequence ATGAAACATATACATGTCACGTGTGCCATTATTGAACTCGGAGGGAAAGTTCTCTGTACGCAGCGGAGTTCATCCATGAGCCTGCCGCTAAAGTGGGAGTTTCCGGGTGGAAAGATCAATGAGGGGGAGAGCCCTGAAGAATGTCTCAGGCGTGAATTAACAGAGGAACTGGGGATCGAGGTAACCATTGGAGAACCGCTGACTGTATCAACTCACCATTACCCGTCATTTACAATAACTCTTTATCCATTCGTGTGCGAGATTGTTTCAGGAGAGATCACCCTTCATGAACATAGTGCAATGGTCTGGCTGCCGGTAGAAGAATTGCACATGCTTGACTGGGCTGAAGCGGATTGTCCGGTTATTAGGGAATATCAGGGGCGGGTTGTTAGGAATAATGCATTATGA
- a CDS encoding zeta toxin family protein, whose translation MRDKLKIVIIAGPNGAGKTTFAKEYLPNEADCPDFINADLIAAGLSPFKPEAAALHAGRLMLQEIKSRVKQRKSFAFETTLSGRSYAQMVPQWQALGYHVKLIFLNLPNAEMAMARVAARVIQGGHNVSEEVIRRRFSAGLRNFDNIYKEIVNAWILYDNSGSVPVLLDWGEKT comes from the coding sequence ATGAGAGACAAATTAAAGATCGTCATTATTGCAGGCCCTAACGGTGCGGGGAAGACCACGTTTGCGAAAGAGTATCTCCCCAATGAGGCGGACTGCCCCGACTTTATAAATGCCGATCTTATAGCAGCCGGGCTTTCACCATTTAAGCCTGAAGCAGCAGCATTACATGCCGGGCGTCTCATGCTTCAGGAGATAAAGTCCCGCGTGAAACAACGAAAAAGCTTTGCCTTTGAGACGACGCTAAGCGGCCGTTCATATGCCCAAATGGTTCCACAATGGCAAGCCCTCGGCTATCATGTTAAACTGATATTCCTTAATCTTCCGAATGCCGAAATGGCGATGGCCAGAGTTGCGGCCCGTGTTATCCAGGGAGGACACAACGTTTCGGAAGAAGTGATTCGGCGCAGATTCAGCGCAGGGTTACGCAACTTTGATAACATATACAAGGAGATAGTTAATGCATGGATATTGTATGACAACTCAGGCAGCGTGCCAGTGCTGCTGGACTGGGGAGAAAAGACATGA